A part of Onychomys torridus unplaced genomic scaffold, mOncTor1.1, whole genome shotgun sequence genomic DNA contains:
- the LOC118575784 gene encoding zinc finger protein 501-like isoform X1 yields the protein MATSQGPAGQWSPMVTVEAPGGALFQVSHYSVKPANQEEGCVSFEDVAVYFSWEEWKLLSDSQRLLYQTVMTEIFALVSSLGLIPSGIHGVTQLESWGEPSVPALRYLTPGCWIKVESETSPFEQSLSTEGDLSSAMLQQQMLTSAETPLLSADNAMIIQTSSGLLRDQVTYTIGEAPKSTESGEAIHTEKKTCICSDCGKVFTSTSHLNRHRMIHTGEKPFQCSECGMSFSQKAFLVKHFRIHTGEKPFRCGECGKAFKHNISLVSHLRVHTGETPFTCSECGKSYMTRSNLTRHYQIHNDEKPYNCSECGKAFKEKSSLVYHARVHTRERPFQCSECGKSFSQKAFLIKHFRIHTGEKPFRCGECGKAFKHNCFLVAHQRVHTGETPFTCSECGKSYMNRSSLLHHYRVHTGEKP from the exons ATGGCCACGTCCCAGGGCCCCGCCGGCCAGTGGAGCCCGATGGTGACGGTGGAGGCTCCGGGTGGAGCCTTGTTCCAG GTTTCCCATTACTCAGTGAAACCTGCCAACCAGGAAGAG GGTTGTGTGTCCTTTGAGGATGTGGCTGTGTACTTCTCCTGGGAGGAATGGAAACTGCTCAGTGACTCCCAAAGGCTCCTGTACCAGACTGTGATGACCGAGATCTTCGCACTCGTGTCCTCGCTGG GACTTATACCTTCTGGGATCCATGGCGTCACTCAGCTAGAGTCTTGGGGAGAGCCCTCTGTGCCTGCATTGAGATACCTGACTCCAG GTTGTTGGATCAAAGTGGAGAGTGAAACGTCCCCCTTTGAGCAGAGTCTTTCCACAGAAGGAGATCTTAGTTCAGCCATGCTCCAACAGCAAATGCTGACTTCTGCTGAGACACCCTTGCTAAGTGCAGACAATGCAATGATCATCCAGACTTCCTCAGGTCTTCTCAGGGATCAGGTGACTTATACTATTGGCGAGGCACCCAAGAGCACCGAGAGTGGAGAAGCCATTCACACCGAGAAGAAAACCTGCATATGCAGTGACTGTGGCAAAGTCTTTACTAGTACATCCCACCTTAATCGGCACCGGATGATACACACGGGGGAAAAGCCTTTTCAGTGCAGCGAATGTGGGATGTCCTTCAGCCAAAAAGCCTTTCTTGTTAAGCATTTcagaattcacactggagaaaaaccttttAGGTGCGGTGAATGTGGCAAAGCCTTCAAGCATAATATCTCCCTCGTTTCTCATCTGCGAGTGCACACAGGAGAAACGCCCTTTACGTGCAGTGAATGTGGGAAATCGTATATGACCAGATCGAACCTTACGCGTCATTATCAAATTCATAATGATGAAAAGCCTTACAATTGCAGCGAGTGTGGAAAAGCCTTTAAGGAAAAATCCAGCCTTGTTTATCACGCCCGAGTGCACACTCGGGAAAGGCCTTTTCAGTGTAGTGAATGTGGGAAATCCTTCAGCCAAAAAGCCTTTCTCATAAAGCATTTcagaattcacactggagaaaagcctTTCAGGTGCGGTGAATGTGGCAAAGCCTTCAAGCATAACTGCTTTCTTGTTGCTCATCAGCGAGTGCACACAGGAGAAACACCATTTACCTGCAGTGAGTGTGGAAAATCCTACATGAACAGATCAAGCCTTTTGCATCATTATcgagttcatactggagaaaagccTTAG
- the LOC118575784 gene encoding zinc finger protein 501-like isoform X2 → MATSQGPAGQWSPMVTVEAPGGALFQGCVSFEDVAVYFSWEEWKLLSDSQRLLYQTVMTEIFALVSSLGLIPSGIHGVTQLESWGEPSVPALRYLTPGCWIKVESETSPFEQSLSTEGDLSSAMLQQQMLTSAETPLLSADNAMIIQTSSGLLRDQVTYTIGEAPKSTESGEAIHTEKKTCICSDCGKVFTSTSHLNRHRMIHTGEKPFQCSECGMSFSQKAFLVKHFRIHTGEKPFRCGECGKAFKHNISLVSHLRVHTGETPFTCSECGKSYMTRSNLTRHYQIHNDEKPYNCSECGKAFKEKSSLVYHARVHTRERPFQCSECGKSFSQKAFLIKHFRIHTGEKPFRCGECGKAFKHNCFLVAHQRVHTGETPFTCSECGKSYMNRSSLLHHYRVHTGEKP, encoded by the exons ATGGCCACGTCCCAGGGCCCCGCCGGCCAGTGGAGCCCGATGGTGACGGTGGAGGCTCCGGGTGGAGCCTTGTTCCAG GGTTGTGTGTCCTTTGAGGATGTGGCTGTGTACTTCTCCTGGGAGGAATGGAAACTGCTCAGTGACTCCCAAAGGCTCCTGTACCAGACTGTGATGACCGAGATCTTCGCACTCGTGTCCTCGCTGG GACTTATACCTTCTGGGATCCATGGCGTCACTCAGCTAGAGTCTTGGGGAGAGCCCTCTGTGCCTGCATTGAGATACCTGACTCCAG GTTGTTGGATCAAAGTGGAGAGTGAAACGTCCCCCTTTGAGCAGAGTCTTTCCACAGAAGGAGATCTTAGTTCAGCCATGCTCCAACAGCAAATGCTGACTTCTGCTGAGACACCCTTGCTAAGTGCAGACAATGCAATGATCATCCAGACTTCCTCAGGTCTTCTCAGGGATCAGGTGACTTATACTATTGGCGAGGCACCCAAGAGCACCGAGAGTGGAGAAGCCATTCACACCGAGAAGAAAACCTGCATATGCAGTGACTGTGGCAAAGTCTTTACTAGTACATCCCACCTTAATCGGCACCGGATGATACACACGGGGGAAAAGCCTTTTCAGTGCAGCGAATGTGGGATGTCCTTCAGCCAAAAAGCCTTTCTTGTTAAGCATTTcagaattcacactggagaaaaaccttttAGGTGCGGTGAATGTGGCAAAGCCTTCAAGCATAATATCTCCCTCGTTTCTCATCTGCGAGTGCACACAGGAGAAACGCCCTTTACGTGCAGTGAATGTGGGAAATCGTATATGACCAGATCGAACCTTACGCGTCATTATCAAATTCATAATGATGAAAAGCCTTACAATTGCAGCGAGTGTGGAAAAGCCTTTAAGGAAAAATCCAGCCTTGTTTATCACGCCCGAGTGCACACTCGGGAAAGGCCTTTTCAGTGTAGTGAATGTGGGAAATCCTTCAGCCAAAAAGCCTTTCTCATAAAGCATTTcagaattcacactggagaaaagcctTTCAGGTGCGGTGAATGTGGCAAAGCCTTCAAGCATAACTGCTTTCTTGTTGCTCATCAGCGAGTGCACACAGGAGAAACACCATTTACCTGCAGTGAGTGTGGAAAATCCTACATGAACAGATCAAGCCTTTTGCATCATTATcgagttcatactggagaaaagccTTAG